One window of Triticum dicoccoides isolate Atlit2015 ecotype Zavitan chromosome 5A, WEW_v2.0, whole genome shotgun sequence genomic DNA carries:
- the LOC119303703 gene encoding probable inorganic phosphate transporter 1-8 has protein sequence MAREQLEVLTALDAAKTQWYHFTAIVIAGMGFFTDAYDLFCISLVTKLLGRIYYYREGADAPGSLPPNVAAAVNGVAFCGTLSGQLFFGWLGDRMGRKRVYGMTLMCMVLCSIASGLSFGSTPGSVMATLCFFRFWLGFGIGGDYPLSATIMSEYANKKTRGAFIAAVFAMQGFGILTGGVVTLIVSAAFRAAFPTQAYQDAPLASTPAQADFVWRFILMFGAVPALMTYYWRMKMPETARYTALVAKNAKQAAADMSKVLQVDIGAEEVDPKANDGVGAADDRNSFGLFSGEFLRRHGLHLLGTATCWFLLDIAFYSQNLFQKDIFTAINWIPKAKTMSALEEVHRIARAQTLIALCGTVPGYWFTVALIDRIGRFWIQLGGFFFMAVFMLGLAFPYHHWTTPGNHIGFVVLYALTFFFANFGPNSTTFIVPAEIFPARLRSTCHGISAAAGKLGAIVGSFGFLYLAQNKDPAKVDHGYKAGIGVRNSLFILAACNFLGMGFTFCAPESNGISLEELSGENDDGEAAAPAHARTVPV, from the coding sequence ATGGCGCGCGAGCAGCTGGAGGTGCTCACGGCGCTGGACGCCGCCAAGACGCAGTGGTACCACTTCACGGCCATCGTCATCGCCGGCATGGGCTTCTTCACCGACGCCTACGACCTCTTCTGCATCTCCCTCGTCACCAAGCTGCTCGGCCGCATCTACTACTACCGGGAAGGGGCGGACGCGCCCGGCTCGCTGCCGCCCAacgtcgccgccgccgtcaacGGCGTCGCCTTCTGCGGCACGCTCTCCGGCCAGCTCTTCTTCGGCTGGCTCGGCGACCGCATGGGCCGCAAGCGCGTCTACGGCATGACGCTCATGTGCATGGTGCTCTGCTCCATCGCCTCGGGCCTCTCCTTCGGGTCCACCCCCGGCTCCGTCATGGCCACGCTGTGCTTCTTCCGCTTCTGGCTTGGGTTCGGCATCGGCGGCGACTACCCGCTCTCCGCCACCATCATGTCCGAGTACGCCAACAAGAAGACGAGGGGCGCCTTCATCGCCGCCGTGTTTGCGATGCAGGGCTTCGGCATCCTCACCGGCGGCGTCGTCACGCTCATCGTCTCCGCCGCCTTCCGCGCCGCCTTCCCCACCCAGGCCTACCAGGACGCCCCCCTCGCCTCCACGCCGGCGCAGGCCGACTTCGTGTGGCGCTTCATCCTCATGTTCGGCGCCGTCCCGGCCCTCATGACCTACTACTGGCGGATGAAGATGCCCGAGACGGCGCGCTACACGGCGCTCGTCGCCAAGAACGCCAAGCAGGCGGCCGCGGACATGTCCAAGGTGCTCCAGGTGGACATCGGCGCCGAGGAAGTGGACCCCAAGGCGAACGACGGCGTTGGAGCCGCCGACGACCGCAACTCGTTCGGGCTCTTCTCCGGCGAGTTCCTGCGCCGGCACGGGCTGCACCTCCTCGGCACGGCCACCTGCTGGTTCCTCCTCGACATCGCCTTCTACTCGCAGAACCTGTTCCAGAAGGACATCTTCACGGCGATCAACTGGATCCCCAAGGCCAAGACGATGAGCGCCCTCGAGGAGGTGCACCGCATCGCGCGCGCGCAGACGCTCATCGCGCTCTGCGGCACGGTGCCGGGCTACTGGTTCACGGTGGCGCTGATCGACCGGATCGGGCGGTTCTGGATCCAGCTCGGCGGCTTCTTCTTCATGGCCGTGTTCATGCTGGGGCTCGCCTTCCCGTACCACCACTGGACGACGCCGGGGAACCACATCGGGTTCGTGGTGCTGTACGCGCTCACCTTCTTCTTCGCCAACTTCGGGCCCAACTCCACCACCTTCATCGTGCCAGCGGAGATCTTCCCGGCGAGGCTCCGGTCGACGTGCCACGGCatctcggcggcggcggggaagctgGGGGCCATCGTGGGGTCGTTCGGGTTCCTGTACCTGGCGCAGAACAAGGACCCGGCCAAGGTGGACCACGGGTACAAGGCCGGCATCGGGGTGCGGAACTCGCTCTTCATCCTCGCCGCCTGCAACTTCCTCGGCATGGGCTTCACCTTCTGCGCGCCCGAGTCCAACGGCATCTCGCTCGAGGAGCTCTCAGGCGAGAACGACGACGGCGAGGCGGCCGCGCCGGCGCACGCCAGGACGGTGCCCGTGTGA